The genomic segment AACCGTGAATGTCAGCAACGGGGAAGTCATTAAAGCCATGTTCAACGAATTCAACAATCCTCCTACGGGGCTTGAAAGGGTTCTTCCGAAAGGAACTGAGCTTCTGGACGCCTCAATTAAGGACGGAGTAGCGACGCTCAATTTATCCAAAGAATTCAAGTCCAATTTTGAAGGTGGCGGTACAGGCGAACAGATGATTCTCTATAGCATTGTCAACTCGTTAACCACACTTCCTAATGTTCAGAGTGTTCAATTTCTCTTAAACGGAGAAAAAACGATTGCCATACTTGGAGAGATGGATACTTCAGGTCCACTTAAACGAGATGAAAGTTTAATTACTAAGCAATAATCAATTCTAATTATTCAAAAGGCTAGGAACTTTTAAGATAAAGTTTCTAGCCTTTTGATTTTATTATTTGTTTTATTCGTTTATGACCTTTTTTGTTTCTATATTATCTATTTTAGCAAAAAAATTATATTTAATGCCTTGGAACAAAATAGTTTTGAAACTGATCAATTGCATAGTTATCCGTTAGTCCAGAGATATAATCCACAACCACTCGCGTCTTATCCCCCTCAGCTTCGTTAAAATTATCGGTAGATAAGAGTTCTATATGATCTAAATAGTGATGAAATAAGGCCTGAACGACGTACTCACCTTTACGACGTTCTTCTTTTAAGGTTTCACTATTATAAACACGGCTAAACATAAACCTGCGAAATTCCTGCATAGCCTCATAAACGCGCTTCGATTGATGAATCTGTTCTTGATCTTCAGAGCTCTCGATCATGTCGATAACCATGGTTGAGATCATCTGACTTGGAGT from the Desulfitobacterium metallireducens DSM 15288 genome contains:
- a CDS encoding GerMN domain-containing protein encodes the protein MFLRKTRPLALILIVVLVMMLGVTGCGTSNLQTQATATPTPNETNAVANSSSANNTPTPNSTTAQATPVTLYFPTPDASGLVAVEKTVNVSNGEVIKAMFNEFNNPPTGLERVLPKGTELLDASIKDGVATLNLSKEFKSNFEGGGTGEQMILYSIVNSLTTLPNVQSVQFLLNGEKTIAILGEMDTSGPLKRDESLITKQ